TTAATTTCGATAATATATACTAAATTTTGTATATTTTGTAAATAGTATAGGTAGTAATTTTTCGTTATTGTAGAGAGTTTTTGCAGTCAAATCTTCAAAGGAGATTTGATCAAAATAATGAAATAAATAGCGGGTTAGAATAATATTTCTTTTCGGTCTAAGGCATGCTACCCGTTGGTTTAATGCCGCAGGCAAGTCATTATTTGAGAGCATTGCCACTCTGCCACAGTTGCCTGTTAATGACATCACTAAGTCATTAGCTTTCAGCAAGTATCGTTCGATTTCTGAGTACAATTCTAAAGGGTAGAATTTGATATTCTTTTCTGAAATTTTACCTTTTTGAACATCAGATATTCGAATTACTCTTATGCCTTCATTGCAGTACATTGAGCTCTTGAATGCGTAGCCATTACGTATGTGTACAACTTCTCGTAAAGGTGTCCACTCCACCTCCACCCCATCCAGCAGTTTTTCCAGAAAGCAGTTGTTGCTCATGCTTTTACCCCCTGCTCGCCTTCAATCTCGGCCACGATGGCATCAATGTCTGCGCGAAGCTGGTCGATGCGGCTGACTGTGGCTTTGAGCTCCGCATTCAACTTGTCGATATCAATGACTTCACGGGTGTCTTTGGCTTTCACATAGCTGCTGACAGAAAGGTTGTAGTTGTTGTCGGCGATCTGTTCATGGGGCACGGACTTGGCAAAGTAGTCGATGTTTTCCTTGCTGTCGAACACGGCCATGATTTTATCGATATGTTCATCCAGCAGCACATTGTTGTTGGTCTCTTTTTTAAAGAGTTCGCTGGCGTCGATAAACTGGGTGTAGGTGTCGGGCTTGTGTTTGGAGAGCACCAGGATATTCACGGCGATGGTGGTGCCGAAAAACAGGTTGGGCGCCAGGGAAATCACCGTTTCTACATAGTTGTTGTCCACCAGATACTGGCGGATTTTTTTTTCTGCTCCGCGTCGGTAGAAGATGCCCGGGAAGCAGACAATGGCGGCGCGTCCTTTGCCGGAAAGGTAACTGAGTGCATGGAGCACAAAGGCAAAGTCGGCCTTGGATTTGGGAGGGAGCACACCTGCCGGGGCAAAGCGATCATCGTTAATCAGGGTGGGATCATCTTTGCCGATCCATTTTACCGAATATGGCGGGTTGGAGACAATGGCATCAAAGGGCTTGTCATCCAGAAAATGCGGGTTGGTCAGGGTATCACCCAGCTGGATATTGAACTTGTCGTAGTTGATGTTGTGCAAAAACATGTTCATCCGCGCCAGGTTGTAGGTGGTGTGATTGATCTCCTGACCAAAGAAACCATCTTCAATGATATGGGCGTCAAAGTGTTTTTTGGCCTGTAGCAGCAGTGATCCTGAGCCGCAGGCCGGGTCATAAATTTTGTTAACGGTTTTCTGTTTGTGCATGGCCAGCCGGGCAATGAGCCTGGAAACATGCTGGGGAGTAAAAATTCACCCCCGGATTTACCCGCATTGGCTGCGTAGTTGGAGATGAGGAACTCGTAGGCATCGCCAAAAAGGTCTATGTGGTTGCCATGGAAATCACCAAAATCCAGCCCGGCCACCCCTTTGAGTACCGCGGCCAGGCGTCTGTTTTTGTCCGCCACGGTGTTGCCCAGGCGATTGCTGGTGGTATCAAAATCGGCAAACAGGCCTTTGATATCATTTTCGGACGGATAGCCGCCGGCAGACGCCTCGATAGCGGTAAAGATTTCGGCTAAATCGGTGTTCAGGCTTTCATTGGTGTTGGCATTTTTGACGACGTTGGCAAACAGCTGGCTGGGGTAGATGAAGTATCCCTTTGTTTTAACGGCGTCGTCTTTAATTTCAGGGGTGATGACGCTGTCGGGCAGTTCAGCGTAATGAATACTTTCATCATCTGCTTCCATGTAACTGGCAAAGTTTTCGCTGATAAATCGGTAAAACAGGGTGCCAAGGACGTATTGTTTGAAATCCCAGCCGTCCACGGCGCCGCGTACATCGTTGGCAATGGCCCAGATCTGGCGCTGCAGGGCGGAACGTTGTTGTGAGCTTGTCATGTGATTTTCTCGCTTTAATTCGATTGGATATGTCATTCAGGTGATCCTGCGGCTGCTACATTTTGTAGCCAGGATCAGTTGCAAAAAAAATCTGGGGATCTCTCAAAAAACTTTTTGGGGATAAACGAGTCTGACTTGTCTCGTCAAACAGTCATTACCCTTGGTGCTGATTTTGACTGACTTCATTGGCCTTGTCTGTTGCAGGATCAATGTTCAGGTATGACCTTGGAGCAGGTGAAGGCGTTGATCGGTCATGTCATCGAACCATGGAAATGACTGAGCGGTATGCTCATTTTGAGCAGCTTCAGGGCTTCGGTGGATTGAAGGAACTTGCAATCCGTTATGAGCGTGGCGAAAGCCACATCCGGAGTGGACTTTAGGATTAAAGGCTAGAAATAGGTTAGAAATAGGCTAGATTTTTTTGAAAGGAAACATGCGTCTATCCTCTCGCTGTTATAGGTTAAAATGTTGGTTGAAATTTTGAAAAGGAATTTCTAGCCCGGTTGGTTGTCAGAATAGTGGATTAACTTCAACTCCTCAAGTCTGTAGCAGGATCACTTCCGAAAAACTCTTGAACAAAATGGCTGCACTCAAAGCATGAGCCGCAAGGGGAACTGCTGGGACAACGCGGTCGCAGAATCATTCCTTTATACCCTGAAAACTCAATTCATCCGGCATCATACATTTCAACCCAAAGAGAGGCCGAATTGGCCATCTTCCAATATATTGAAGCCTATTACAATCGCAGACGACGACACTCCGCAACGGGTGGATGTCGCCATTTGAATACGAAAACCGTCAGGTCACACAGCGAGTGGCTTAACAGGGTCTCCACTAAACTGTTGCAGGATCACCCTCTTTGAGATTTTTTTGAGAAAAAATCGGCAAAAAAAAATGATTTTACGATAATTCCGAGAGGATGATTTCCGCCGAGGCTATCCTCGATTTACTCTTGTCCGCCATATTTTTTTTGATTCCCTTAATTTTTGGTAAACCCCTCTCCCAGGATACCCCCCCCTCAACTTCGACATCGTAGCCGACAACTCTCAG
The Desulfoplanes formicivorans DNA segment above includes these coding regions:
- a CDS encoding restriction endonuclease subunit S, coding for MSNNCFLEKLLDGVEVEWTPLREVVHIRNGYAFKSSMYCNEGIRVIRISDVQKGKISEKNIKFYPLELYSEIERYLLKANDLVMSLTGNCGRVAMLSNNDLPAALNQRVACLRPKRNIILTRYLFHYFDQISFEDLTAKTLYNNEKLLPILFTKYTKFSIYYRN